In a single window of the Flavobacterium sp. W4I14 genome:
- a CDS encoding adenine deaminase (product_source=KO:K01486; cath_funfam=2.30.40.10,3.20.20.140; cog=COG1001; ko=KO:K01486; pfam=PF01979,PF13382; superfamily=51338,51556; tigrfam=TIGR01178): MSNFKVEGNIINITKRNIFFGEVAVEDGKIKSISKISEQKEGAHFISPGFIDSHVHIESSMLIPSEFARLAVVHGTVSTISDPHEIANVCGMEGVEFMIENGNTVPFKFNFGAPSCVPATIFETAGAELDHDDVKSLLERPEIKYLSEMMNFPGVLYKDEEVLKKIAAAHELGKPVDGHAPGLRGDAVQQYINAGISTDHECFTADEALDKLQRGMKILIREGSAAKNFEALIDLLNDWPEMMMFCSDDKHPDSLVENHINQLCARAVEKGINIFNILRAACINPILHYKLDVGSLQINDDADFIVLEDLKTFKVKQTYIDGLLLAENGKTVGNWVKHVEDRESVNHFDCSLKKEEDFIYPFTGQKEIPVIEALDGQLITNRLSSKPKVLNQNVISDLENDVLKMVVVNRYHDAPIAISFVKNFGLKEGAIASSVAHDSHNIIAVGVDDKSICEAVNLVIAATGGVVALGNGKKEVLALPVAGLMSNHNGYQVAESYSSIDQFAKDLGATLLAPFMTLSFMALLVIPHLKLSDKGLFNGDEFKFV, encoded by the coding sequence ATGAGCAATTTTAAAGTCGAAGGGAATATCATCAACATCACAAAGCGGAATATTTTCTTTGGCGAAGTAGCCGTTGAGGATGGAAAAATAAAATCAATCTCTAAAATTTCTGAGCAGAAAGAAGGAGCACATTTTATCTCACCAGGCTTTATCGATAGCCATGTGCATATCGAAAGCAGCATGTTAATTCCAAGTGAATTTGCGCGGTTAGCAGTAGTTCATGGAACGGTATCAACCATTAGCGATCCACACGAAATTGCCAACGTTTGTGGAATGGAAGGTGTAGAATTTATGATTGAAAATGGCAATACTGTACCTTTTAAATTTAATTTCGGTGCCCCAAGCTGTGTTCCAGCTACCATTTTTGAGACGGCTGGAGCTGAATTGGATCATGATGATGTAAAATCACTTTTAGAACGTCCAGAAATAAAATACCTGAGCGAAATGATGAATTTCCCAGGCGTACTTTATAAAGATGAAGAGGTTTTAAAAAAGATTGCTGCCGCTCATGAACTCGGCAAACCAGTTGATGGACATGCCCCGGGCTTACGTGGCGATGCTGTTCAACAATACATCAATGCCGGAATTTCTACTGATCACGAATGTTTTACCGCAGACGAAGCACTGGATAAATTACAGCGCGGCATGAAAATCCTCATCCGTGAAGGAAGTGCGGCAAAAAATTTCGAAGCCTTAATCGATCTACTGAACGATTGGCCAGAAATGATGATGTTCTGCAGCGACGATAAACATCCTGACAGCTTAGTTGAAAACCATATTAATCAGCTCTGTGCAAGGGCAGTAGAAAAAGGGATCAATATATTCAATATACTGCGGGCAGCCTGTATCAACCCAATTCTTCACTATAAATTAGATGTTGGCTCACTTCAGATCAATGATGATGCAGATTTTATCGTGCTTGAAGATTTAAAAACATTCAAGGTTAAACAAACCTATATAGATGGCTTATTACTTGCCGAAAATGGAAAAACAGTGGGCAATTGGGTAAAACATGTCGAAGATCGCGAATCAGTAAACCATTTCGATTGCAGTTTGAAAAAAGAAGAAGATTTTATTTATCCATTCACCGGACAAAAAGAAATTCCAGTTATCGAAGCATTGGATGGACAATTGATTACCAACAGGCTATCTTCGAAACCGAAAGTTTTAAATCAAAATGTTATCAGCGATCTGGAAAATGATGTTTTGAAAATGGTGGTGGTAAATCGTTATCATGACGCACCTATTGCAATATCCTTCGTAAAAAACTTTGGCTTAAAAGAAGGCGCCATTGCATCAAGTGTTGCACACGATAGTCATAACATTATTGCTGTCGGCGTAGATGATAAAAGCATCTGTGAAGCCGTAAATCTGGTAATTGCAGCCACTGGTGGTGTAGTAGCACTGGGAAATGGGAAAAAAGAAGTTTTAGCTTTACCGGTAGCAGGTTTAATGAGCAACCATAATGGTTATCAGGTTGCAGAAAGTTATAGCTCAATAGATCAATTTGCAAAGGATTTAGGCGCTACCTTGCTTGCCCCTTTTATGACGCTTTCTTTTATGGCCTTATTGGTTATTCCGCACTTAAAACTAAGCGACAAAGGTTTATTTAATGGGGATGAATTTAAGTTTGTGTAG
- a CDS encoding hypothetical protein (product_source=Hypo-rule applied; cath_funfam=3.40.630.10; pfam=PF04389; superfamily=53187): protein MNKKFLTLGLVSLVTASCFSQVKPLIPNKDAIKFSKAINPENAYKHLSVLASDEYEGRETGTKGAWMAADYIRDYFKSLGLKAPVNGSYFQKIDLVNVTLKESHLTVNGQPKEYQKDYLVSPSLISDQGFTFSADELVFIGYGLKKDNYNDFAGIDIKGKVVIMFNGGDPTVKPGTRIDRAAYRATLEARAKYFAENNVKAIILIDPVVDRITENTKETLKNGKVMVKTNAAIEAQKQNDIPRISISVALANDLLKASNTTVADLQKKIVDSQAPASQVLNVPFSASAAKTETPVRCENVLGYLEGSDPILKKEVLILTGHYDHIGLVTDPDAKDKVNNGADDDGSGTTGVLLMAKAFTDAKKAGKGAKRSILFMTVVGEEKGLWGSEWYSEHPVFPVENTIADLNTDMIGRTGEEYLGKPDSANYIYSIGSRMLSSDLANLSERVNATYTKMKLDYKYDDPKDPEQIYYRSDHYNFAKLGIPIIFYYDGMLQQDYHKPGDEVSKINFPLLAKRAKLTYFTAWELANSAKRPAVDMDGKGNPKK, encoded by the coding sequence ATGAACAAAAAGTTTTTAACCCTTGGGTTGGTATCACTTGTTACCGCAAGTTGCTTTAGCCAGGTAAAGCCACTTATACCGAATAAGGATGCGATAAAATTCAGCAAGGCCATTAATCCTGAAAATGCCTACAAACACCTTTCTGTATTGGCTTCTGATGAATACGAAGGCCGCGAAACAGGCACAAAAGGCGCTTGGATGGCCGCTGATTATATCCGCGATTATTTCAAATCTTTAGGCTTAAAAGCCCCTGTAAATGGCAGCTATTTTCAAAAAATCGATTTGGTTAACGTTACCTTAAAAGAAAGCCATTTAACGGTTAACGGTCAGCCTAAAGAATATCAGAAAGATTATTTAGTATCTCCTAGCTTAATCAGCGATCAGGGTTTTACTTTCTCAGCCGATGAACTTGTATTTATTGGTTATGGTTTAAAGAAAGACAACTATAACGATTTTGCAGGTATAGATATTAAAGGGAAAGTGGTTATCATGTTTAATGGCGGAGATCCAACCGTAAAACCGGGTACAAGAATTGATAGAGCAGCATATCGTGCTACGCTTGAAGCAAGGGCAAAGTATTTTGCAGAAAATAATGTCAAAGCGATTATCCTGATCGATCCGGTGGTTGATAGAATAACCGAAAACACTAAGGAAACCCTTAAAAATGGCAAGGTAATGGTGAAAACCAATGCCGCTATCGAAGCGCAAAAGCAAAACGATATTCCGCGCATCTCAATATCTGTTGCTTTGGCAAACGATCTGTTAAAGGCATCGAACACTACTGTGGCTGATCTGCAAAAGAAAATAGTAGATAGTCAGGCCCCTGCCTCACAAGTATTAAATGTGCCTTTTTCTGCAAGTGCTGCAAAAACAGAAACACCAGTTAGATGTGAGAACGTTCTGGGTTATTTAGAAGGTTCAGACCCGATACTTAAAAAAGAAGTTTTAATCCTTACAGGTCATTACGACCATATCGGACTGGTAACAGATCCAGATGCAAAAGACAAAGTGAACAACGGAGCAGATGATGATGGATCGGGAACTACAGGCGTTTTATTAATGGCAAAAGCATTTACAGATGCTAAAAAAGCCGGAAAAGGTGCTAAACGCAGTATCCTTTTCATGACTGTTGTTGGTGAGGAAAAAGGACTTTGGGGTTCTGAATGGTACTCTGAGCATCCTGTTTTCCCTGTCGAAAACACCATTGCTGATTTAAATACCGATATGATTGGTCGTACCGGCGAAGAATATCTAGGCAAGCCTGATTCGGCAAATTATATCTACTCTATAGGTTCAAGAATGTTGAGTAGTGATTTAGCAAACTTAAGTGAGCGAGTTAACGCAACCTATACCAAAATGAAACTGGATTATAAATACGATGATCCAAAAGATCCTGAGCAGATTTATTACCGTTCAGATCATTATAACTTTGCTAAATTGGGTATTCCAATTATCTTCTATTATGATGGCATGTTACAACAAGACTACCACAAACCTGGTGATGAAGTAAGCAAAATTAACTTCCCACTTTTGGCCAAAAGAGCAAAACTAACCTATTTTACCGCATGGGAATTGGCCAACAGCGCAAAACGCCCGGCAGTAGATATGGACGGAAAAGGAAATCCAAAGAAATAA
- a CDS encoding L-lactate dehydrogenase complex protein LldF (product_source=KO:K18929; cath_funfam=1.10.1060.10,3.40.50.10420; cog=COG1139; ko=KO:K18929; pfam=PF02589,PF13183; superfamily=100950,54862; tigrfam=TIGR00273), which yields MNIAEEFLEKSDEKAFDLPHRKTINYNIGKYNAAVERGLSKFENLEASKKKAHVIKWRVMENLDKFLPEFESNFQRRGGKVIWANDAEEAQQEILNIIKRNNGKTVIKSKSMTTEEIHLNDFLEKNNIESLESDLGEYIVQLLGQAPYHIVTPAMHLSATDIAQLFHDKFGTPIDATPPQLVQKARELLRDKYLNADIGISGGNFLIADTGSIALTENEGNARLSTTFPKIHIAIVGIEKVIPSMADLDLFWPLLASHGTGQNLTVYNTILSGPRQPNETDGPEEMYVILLDNGRTNLLAQKDQRQGLYCIRCGACLNACPVYKNIGGHTYNTTYSGPIGSVITPHLKGMEEFKHLSYASSLCGKCSEVCPVKIDIHKMLLLNRRDAAVGHENGKKEEIGWSMFSRMMQKRKWMDFFGGKFKNFMLKRFFKKSWGKYREMPKVADKSFAKQWEELKKGKES from the coding sequence ATGAATATTGCCGAAGAATTTTTAGAGAAATCTGACGAGAAAGCTTTCGATCTACCGCATCGTAAAACCATAAATTATAATATTGGGAAATACAATGCAGCCGTTGAACGGGGCTTATCAAAATTCGAAAATTTAGAGGCATCCAAAAAAAAGGCACACGTAATTAAATGGCGTGTGATGGAAAACCTTGATAAATTCTTACCAGAATTCGAATCAAATTTCCAACGCCGTGGTGGTAAGGTAATCTGGGCCAATGATGCCGAAGAAGCCCAGCAGGAAATCCTCAACATCATCAAAAGAAATAACGGTAAAACGGTTATCAAATCAAAATCGATGACTACCGAGGAAATCCACTTAAACGATTTTCTTGAAAAGAATAACATAGAATCTTTAGAAAGTGATCTGGGCGAATATATTGTTCAATTGCTTGGGCAGGCTCCGTACCATATTGTTACCCCGGCCATGCACCTAAGTGCAACAGATATAGCGCAGTTATTTCACGATAAATTTGGCACACCTATCGATGCTACTCCTCCGCAGCTGGTACAAAAAGCAAGAGAATTACTCCGCGATAAATACCTGAATGCTGATATTGGCATTAGTGGCGGCAATTTTTTAATTGCCGATACAGGAAGTATTGCATTAACTGAGAACGAAGGCAATGCCCGTTTAAGCACCACTTTCCCTAAAATACACATTGCCATAGTAGGTATCGAAAAGGTAATTCCCTCTATGGCTGATCTTGATCTGTTCTGGCCTTTACTGGCATCGCATGGAACGGGGCAAAACTTAACGGTTTATAATACCATTTTAAGTGGCCCACGCCAACCTAATGAAACAGATGGGCCAGAGGAAATGTATGTGATTTTGTTGGACAATGGCCGCACCAATTTATTGGCACAAAAAGACCAGAGACAGGGCTTATACTGCATCCGTTGTGGTGCATGCTTAAATGCTTGCCCGGTTTATAAAAATATTGGTGGGCATACTTATAATACAACCTATAGTGGGCCAATCGGCTCGGTAATCACACCTCATTTAAAGGGCATGGAAGAGTTTAAACACTTAAGCTATGCTTCCAGTCTTTGCGGTAAATGTTCTGAAGTGTGCCCGGTAAAAATTGATATCCATAAAATGCTCTTACTTAACCGCAGAGATGCCGCCGTAGGGCATGAGAACGGCAAAAAAGAGGAAATTGGCTGGAGCATGTTCAGCAGAATGATGCAAAAACGCAAATGGATGGATTTCTTTGGTGGAAAGTTTAAAAACTTTATGCTCAAAAGATTTTTCAAAAAGAGCTGGGGCAAATACCGGGAGATGCCTAAAGTTGCCGATAAATCTTTTGCGAAACAGTGGGAGGAATTAAAGAAGGGTAAAGAATCTTAA
- a CDS encoding SprT protein (product_source=KO:K02742; ko=KO:K02742), which translates to MEKVKVLAQYMPEPAAPLIAKWIDYFQCEFKIAKTRSTKLGDYRHPYQGKGHRISVNFNLNHYAFLVTTVHEFAHLLTWNDFKNKVKPHGTEWKKNFQRMMVPFFDMNIFPADIHKAIDNYMSNPAASSCSDLHLSRALKKYDSNKTETLHLEQLPINTNFKIKDGRRFTKGERIRKRYRCICLDDKRLYLFNPLAEVFVVE; encoded by the coding sequence ATGGAAAAGGTTAAAGTTTTAGCGCAGTACATGCCCGAACCAGCGGCACCGCTAATTGCAAAATGGATAGATTATTTTCAATGTGAATTTAAGATTGCCAAAACCCGCTCTACAAAATTGGGCGATTACCGCCATCCTTATCAGGGCAAAGGGCATCGCATTTCTGTTAATTTTAATCTCAACCATTACGCCTTTTTGGTTACTACGGTGCATGAGTTTGCGCACCTGCTCACCTGGAACGATTTCAAGAATAAAGTAAAACCACATGGCACAGAGTGGAAGAAGAATTTTCAGCGGATGATGGTTCCTTTTTTCGACATGAATATCTTTCCAGCCGATATCCACAAAGCGATTGATAATTATATGTCGAACCCTGCGGCATCCAGCTGTTCTGATCTGCATTTATCGCGGGCCCTAAAAAAATACGATAGCAATAAAACCGAGACTTTGCATTTAGAGCAGCTACCCATTAATACCAACTTTAAAATTAAAGATGGCCGGCGTTTTACCAAAGGCGAACGGATCAGGAAGCGGTACCGTTGTATCTGTTTAGATGATAAACGGTTATATCTGTTTAATCCTTTGGCAGAAGTTTTTGTGGTGGAATAA
- a CDS encoding DNA-binding NarL/FixJ family response regulator (product_source=COG2197; cath_funfam=1.20.58.60,3.40.50.300; cog=COG2197; pfam=PF05970,PF14493; smart=SM00382; superfamily=46689,47162,52540; transmembrane_helix_parts=Inside_1_49,TMhelix_50_72,Outside_73_755) — protein sequence MPTLEETSMPAEIAAKFVNYTSKHVFLTGKAGTGKTTFLLKLIQLTHKKALIVAPTGIAAINAAGVTIHSLFQLPFGAFFPDAAGALINENINFNFNTPKTLVKHLNMQGNKRRMLQELELLVIDEVSMLRADMLDAIDFALRYVRRNRNLPFGGVQLLFIGDLHQLPPVVKNDEWRIMAKFYKSIYFFDALALQDNPPVYIELDKIYRQDDAVFIDLLNNLRNNKITAEDTALLRQHFKQDFKPSADENYITLTTHNNKADSINRERLAQLKTKSYFFDAKIQGEFNEYAYPNDKSLELKVGAQVMFIKNDMTAEKRYYNGKIGVVHHIEKDIVEIELPEDKIVIQISPYTWENVKYKLDEATNEIKENVAGSFIQYPIKLAWAITVHKSQGLTFDNAIIDVGDAFAPGQAYVALSRLRSLRGLVLTSHLRDSGLQQDQNVHYFSKTKQPSEVLNEQISIESYTFIRSYLLAAFDLNLIRYYLKEHRQTFDKSEKSTKQKHEDWTDTVYADFQKITATADTFVNQLKNLFAQQTEHTLFNVSKRVEAALKYFNPLVKEISDRFLAQIEVIKEEKQIKTYVTELLELEILVYEQLKKMHKSKALLQALIAGKEFSKADTDALLNTVERNNQLQKAIQLKGETLKVKSAAEKKKKEPKIDTKLVSFELYEQGKTIDEIAKERGFSAGTIEGHLAYYVSTQQLDVTKLVKANKIKNITDAIESQKTKSMATIREFLGKDYSFGEIKLVLASLFPSEE from the coding sequence ATGCCTACTTTGGAAGAAACTTCTATGCCCGCAGAAATTGCGGCTAAATTCGTTAATTATACCTCAAAACACGTTTTCTTGACCGGAAAAGCAGGAACAGGTAAAACAACTTTTCTCCTGAAACTCATCCAGCTTACACATAAAAAAGCTTTAATTGTGGCACCAACAGGTATTGCAGCAATCAATGCCGCTGGGGTAACTATCCATTCGCTTTTTCAGCTTCCTTTTGGGGCTTTTTTTCCTGATGCTGCTGGCGCCTTGATCAATGAAAATATCAATTTTAACTTCAATACGCCCAAAACTTTAGTAAAACACTTAAATATGCAAGGCAATAAACGCCGCATGTTGCAGGAACTGGAGTTACTTGTTATCGATGAGGTAAGTATGTTGCGTGCCGATATGCTCGATGCCATTGATTTTGCTTTGCGGTATGTACGGAGGAACAGAAACCTTCCATTCGGTGGGGTACAGTTATTGTTTATAGGCGACCTGCACCAGTTACCTCCAGTGGTAAAAAATGACGAGTGGCGCATTATGGCCAAGTTTTACAAAAGCATTTATTTTTTTGATGCCCTGGCTTTGCAGGATAATCCGCCAGTTTATATCGAACTGGATAAAATTTACCGTCAGGATGATGCTGTTTTTATCGATCTGCTCAACAACCTTCGGAACAACAAAATCACCGCAGAAGATACAGCCTTGCTCAGGCAGCATTTCAAACAGGATTTTAAACCCTCGGCAGATGAAAATTATATCACTTTAACCACCCATAACAATAAAGCTGATAGCATTAACCGCGAAAGGTTAGCACAGCTGAAAACTAAATCTTACTTTTTTGATGCAAAGATTCAGGGTGAATTTAATGAATATGCTTACCCGAATGATAAGAGTCTAGAATTAAAGGTAGGTGCACAGGTAATGTTCATTAAAAATGACATGACAGCCGAAAAGCGCTATTATAATGGTAAAATCGGTGTGGTACATCATATTGAAAAAGATATAGTTGAAATTGAACTGCCTGAAGATAAAATAGTGATCCAGATTTCACCCTATACATGGGAGAATGTAAAATATAAATTGGATGAAGCAACCAACGAAATCAAAGAAAATGTAGCAGGTTCATTTATTCAATACCCGATTAAGCTGGCTTGGGCTATCACTGTGCATAAAAGTCAAGGTTTAACCTTTGATAACGCCATTATTGATGTAGGTGATGCTTTTGCACCTGGCCAGGCTTATGTAGCCTTGTCGCGTTTACGTTCATTAAGGGGTTTGGTTTTAACTTCTCACCTGCGTGATAGTGGTTTGCAACAGGACCAGAATGTGCACTATTTCTCTAAAACAAAACAACCTTCGGAAGTACTGAACGAGCAGATCAGTATAGAGAGTTATACTTTTATCCGCAGTTATTTGCTTGCTGCATTTGACTTGAACCTGATCCGATATTACTTAAAAGAACACCGCCAGACTTTTGATAAAAGTGAAAAATCGACTAAGCAAAAGCACGAAGATTGGACTGATACTGTTTATGCCGATTTTCAAAAAATAACAGCCACAGCCGATACATTTGTTAATCAGCTCAAAAACCTGTTTGCACAGCAAACCGAACATACTTTATTTAATGTATCGAAAAGGGTAGAGGCTGCCTTAAAATATTTTAATCCTTTAGTCAAAGAAATTTCAGATCGTTTTCTGGCCCAAATTGAAGTGATCAAAGAAGAAAAGCAGATTAAAACCTATGTTACCGAACTGTTAGAACTCGAAATTTTGGTGTATGAGCAGTTAAAGAAAATGCACAAAAGCAAAGCATTGTTGCAAGCGCTCATTGCCGGAAAAGAGTTTAGCAAAGCCGATACCGATGCACTGTTGAATACGGTTGAAAGAAACAATCAGCTCCAAAAAGCCATTCAGCTAAAAGGAGAAACGCTCAAAGTAAAATCTGCAGCAGAGAAAAAGAAAAAAGAGCCAAAAATTGATACCAAGTTAGTGAGCTTCGAGCTGTATGAGCAGGGTAAAACTATCGACGAAATTGCAAAAGAGCGTGGCTTTTCTGCCGGTACCATTGAAGGGCATTTGGCTTATTATGTTTCTACACAACAATTGGATGTAACCAAACTTGTAAAAGCCAATAAAATTAAAAACATTACCGATGCTATAGAAAGTCAGAAAACAAAATCCATGGCTACGATAAGAGAGTTTTTAGGTAAAGATTATTCTTTCGGGGAGATCAAGCTAGTATTGGCATCGTTGTTTCCATCAGAGGAATAG
- a CDS encoding GxxExxY protein (product_source=TIGR04256; pfam=PF13366; tigrfam=TIGR04256), whose translation MDENELSRIVIGLAIEVHSALGTGLLESAYKECLYYKILKAGLFVEKEKIMPLIFEEVKLDCGYRIDILVERKLVLELKSIEAFNEIHLAQILTYMKLGNYKLGLLMNFNVIRLKDGLKRLVNGL comes from the coding sequence ATGGATGAGAATGAATTATCAAGAATTGTAATCGGATTAGCAATAGAAGTTCATAGTGCTTTAGGTACTGGTCTGTTGGAAAGCGCCTATAAAGAATGTCTGTATTATAAAATTCTCAAGGCAGGATTATTTGTTGAAAAGGAAAAGATAATGCCTTTAATTTTCGAAGAGGTAAAACTAGACTGTGGATATCGAATTGATATTTTAGTAGAACGCAAATTGGTTTTAGAATTAAAAAGTATAGAAGCATTTAACGAGATTCATTTGGCTCAAATATTAACTTATATGAAGTTAGGTAATTACAAATTAGGTCTTTTGATGAATTTTAACGTAATTAGGTTAAAGGATGGATTAAAACGTTTAGTGAATGGCTTATAA
- a CDS encoding 2-oxoisovalerate dehydrogenase E1 component (product_source=KO:K11381; cath_funfam=3.40.50.920,3.40.50.970; cog=COG0022,COG1071; ko=KO:K11381; pfam=PF00676,PF02779,PF02780; superfamily=52518,52922): MQFNRGDKDDKFLLNLYRRLLYPRMVEDKMLKLLRQGRIGKWFSGIGQEAIAVGSTLAMQSDEYILPMHRNLGVFTARDIPLKKLMAQWQGKITGFTKGRDRSFHFGTQEYKIIGMISHLGPQMALADGIALADVLANKQHATLVYTGEGATSEGDFHEAVNVAAVWNLPVIFLIENNGYGLSTPKSEQFRCKNLVDKAIGYGVEGIQIDGNNILEVYDTINQLATEIRKDPRPVLVECLTFRMRGHEEASGTKYVPQELLDEWGKKDPLSNYEAYLIEQGILTSDLIIDIKIRVKRDIELEVEEAFNEDEPIANADQEEADMYFPYQQDVVQSSQTSTEKRYLDAITDGLDLAMQKYPNLVLMGQDIADYGGAFKITDGFTAKYGKGRVRNTPICESAIVGAGLGLSINGYKAVVEMQFADFVTVGFNQIVNNLAKTHYRWGEKADVVVRMPTGAGTGAGPFHSQSNEAWFTKTPGLKIVYPAFPEDAKGLLLAAIEDPNPVLYFEHKYLYRSLSASVPNGYYTTEIGKAVRLAEGSKFAIITYGLGVHWALDYLKQYPESGATLIDLRTLQPWDKETVRAAVKATGRVLMLHEDTLTNGFGAELSAWIGEHCFSDLDAPVMRCASLDTAIPMSKVLEEDFLAKARLAETIDKLLKY, from the coding sequence ATGCAATTTAACAGAGGTGATAAAGACGACAAGTTCTTACTGAACTTATACAGAAGATTGCTTTACCCTCGGATGGTTGAAGACAAAATGCTCAAGCTGTTGCGTCAGGGTAGAATTGGCAAATGGTTTTCGGGCATTGGCCAGGAAGCAATAGCTGTTGGCAGCACCTTAGCCATGCAAAGCGATGAGTACATTTTACCCATGCACCGCAATCTGGGTGTTTTTACCGCTCGCGATATTCCTTTAAAAAAATTAATGGCCCAATGGCAAGGCAAAATTACCGGCTTCACCAAAGGCCGCGACCGCTCTTTCCATTTCGGCACACAAGAATATAAAATAATAGGGATGATATCCCACTTGGGCCCACAAATGGCTTTAGCAGATGGTATTGCGCTGGCAGATGTTTTAGCCAATAAACAGCACGCCACATTAGTTTACACCGGAGAAGGGGCAACCAGTGAAGGCGATTTCCACGAGGCGGTAAATGTTGCTGCAGTTTGGAATCTTCCCGTTATTTTTTTAATCGAAAATAATGGATATGGCCTTTCCACTCCAAAGTCAGAGCAGTTCAGATGCAAAAACCTGGTTGATAAGGCCATTGGTTATGGTGTAGAGGGTATTCAGATAGATGGAAATAACATCCTAGAAGTTTATGATACCATTAACCAGCTGGCCACGGAAATCCGAAAAGATCCAAGACCTGTTTTGGTAGAGTGCCTAACTTTCAGGATGCGTGGACATGAAGAAGCATCAGGCACTAAATACGTTCCGCAAGAACTGTTGGATGAGTGGGGAAAGAAAGATCCTTTGAGTAATTACGAAGCGTATTTAATTGAACAGGGTATTTTAACCTCAGACTTAATTATCGACATCAAAATCCGGGTTAAAAGAGATATAGAGCTGGAAGTTGAAGAAGCTTTTAACGAGGATGAGCCTATTGCTAATGCCGATCAGGAAGAGGCTGATATGTATTTTCCTTATCAGCAAGATGTTGTCCAATCTAGTCAAACTTCCACAGAAAAAAGATATTTAGATGCAATAACCGATGGTTTGGATCTGGCTATGCAGAAATACCCTAACCTGGTTTTAATGGGGCAAGATATAGCCGATTATGGTGGCGCTTTTAAAATTACAGATGGTTTTACTGCTAAATATGGCAAAGGTAGAGTCCGCAATACCCCAATATGCGAATCGGCTATTGTAGGAGCAGGTTTAGGCCTATCTATAAATGGCTATAAGGCTGTTGTAGAAATGCAATTTGCAGATTTTGTAACTGTCGGCTTTAATCAGATCGTGAATAACCTGGCCAAAACGCATTATCGTTGGGGCGAAAAGGCCGATGTGGTAGTGCGCATGCCCACGGGTGCCGGAACAGGGGCTGGACCATTCCATTCACAAAGCAACGAAGCCTGGTTTACCAAAACACCGGGTTTAAAAATTGTTTATCCTGCTTTCCCTGAAGATGCGAAAGGTTTGCTGTTGGCAGCGATTGAAGATCCAAACCCAGTGCTTTATTTCGAGCACAAATACCTCTACAGAAGTTTAAGCGCCTCTGTTCCTAATGGCTACTATACAACAGAGATTGGTAAAGCAGTTAGGCTTGCCGAAGGAAGTAAATTCGCGATCATTACCTACGGACTTGGCGTTCATTGGGCTTTAGACTACCTGAAGCAATATCCGGAAAGTGGCGCAACATTAATTGATCTGCGTACATTACAGCCCTGGGATAAAGAAACGGTAAGGGCAGCGGTTAAAGCAACAGGAAGGGTTTTAATGTTACATGAGGATACTTTAACCAATGGTTTTGGTGCCGAACTATCTGCCTGGATTGGGGAGCACTGTTTCTCTGATCTCGATGCACCTGTAATGCGCTGTGCAAGCTTAGACACGGCAATTCCAATGAGCAAAGTATTGGAAGAAGATTTTTTAGCTAAAGCAAGATTAGCAGAAACGATTGATAAATTATTGAAATATTAA